In one window of Armatimonadota bacterium DNA:
- a CDS encoding efflux RND transporter periplasmic adaptor subunit, with protein MRARRAIAGVVVVVLLGAAAWGAWRVIPRGAAPAADSVEMVVRAVANRQDLLITVDQTGSLSALDSMPVMPEVSGRLVSVTENGVMASAGDLIAMLDPTEGEEQVKQLTREYAETLRKLEQAKKRGESNLAEMGIKVQRARDEAAVFERQQQAILRDLRDNITFQENEIERRREQLDVKRRLAGAGLIAGTEVEREEAGLRAAEFGLQRDRTDYELKKSQAESDIFDRRKRADDIEHDLGVARRRAERDVRMAQNQVENLKLRLDREKEELRKTAITAPTSGLVVLNPQHRRHGGGDVPRAGDRIWAGRQLAQIVDTKHMQVKLELDQARISGVKVGQEAIVEIDALPGESFGGKVVEIGQTARRPPLEGWWGMSSEQTFPVTIELPRVEETKMRPGMRANVRIVMKRIEDVITIPTECVFERDGRFVVYVERDGRYREVTVKIGESSGDYTAIVQGLKEGDGVALNDLGTSAVASAPAQDRPR; from the coding sequence ATGCGCGCGCGCAGGGCAATTGCAGGCGTGGTGGTCGTGGTGCTGCTCGGTGCGGCCGCGTGGGGCGCGTGGCGTGTCATTCCCAGGGGCGCCGCGCCTGCCGCCGACAGCGTGGAAATGGTGGTGCGCGCGGTCGCGAACCGGCAGGATCTGCTCATCACCGTGGATCAGACCGGCTCCCTCAGCGCGCTCGACTCCATGCCCGTCATGCCCGAAGTGTCGGGGCGGCTGGTGTCGGTGACCGAAAACGGCGTGATGGCCTCCGCGGGCGACCTCATCGCGATGCTGGATCCGACCGAGGGCGAGGAGCAGGTCAAGCAGTTGACGCGCGAATACGCCGAAACGCTCCGCAAGCTCGAGCAAGCGAAGAAGCGGGGCGAATCCAACTTGGCCGAGATGGGAATCAAGGTGCAACGCGCTCGCGACGAGGCGGCTGTGTTCGAGCGCCAGCAGCAGGCCATACTGCGCGATCTGCGCGACAACATTACCTTCCAGGAAAATGAGATCGAGCGCCGGCGCGAGCAGCTCGACGTCAAGCGGCGGCTCGCGGGCGCTGGCCTCATCGCGGGCACCGAAGTCGAACGGGAAGAGGCTGGGCTCAGGGCCGCCGAGTTCGGGCTCCAGCGCGACCGCACCGACTACGAACTGAAGAAATCGCAGGCGGAGTCGGATATCTTTGACCGGCGCAAGCGCGCTGATGATATCGAGCACGACCTTGGCGTTGCCCGGCGCAGGGCTGAGCGCGACGTCCGCATGGCGCAGAATCAGGTGGAGAACCTCAAGCTCAGGCTGGATCGAGAGAAAGAGGAACTGCGCAAGACCGCCATCACCGCGCCGACGAGCGGCCTGGTGGTGTTGAATCCGCAGCATCGGCGGCACGGCGGCGGCGACGTGCCGCGGGCGGGGGACCGCATATGGGCGGGGCGCCAGTTGGCACAGATCGTGGACACGAAGCACATGCAAGTCAAGCTGGAGTTGGATCAGGCGCGCATCAGCGGCGTCAAAGTGGGGCAGGAGGCGATCGTCGAGATTGATGCACTGCCCGGGGAGAGCTTCGGAGGCAAGGTGGTCGAGATCGGCCAGACCGCGCGGCGCCCGCCGCTCGAGGGCTGGTGGGGGATGTCGTCGGAACAGACCTTCCCGGTGACGATCGAGCTGCCTCGGGTCGAGGAGACCAAGATGCGCCCGGGGATGCGCGCCAACGTTCGGATCGTCATGAAGCGCATCGAGGATGTGATCACGATTCCGACGGAATGCGTGTTCGAGCGCGACGGGCGATTCGTCGTCTACGTCGAACGCGACGGACGATATCGCGAGGTGACCGTCAAGATCGGTGAATCAAGCGGCGACTACACCGCGATCGTTCAGGGCCTCAAGGAGGGCGACGGCGTCGCCCTCAACGACCTCGGGACATCGGCTGTGGCCTCCGCTCCCGCGCAGGATCGGCCGCGATGA
- a CDS encoding pyridoxamine 5'-phosphate oxidase family protein, which translates to MEEPRLRDHLSDLLSSQRLAVLATHADGQPYTSLVAFAATDDLRCLVFATERGTRKHANLAADSRAALLVDNRSNDEADFARAIAVTAIGQAEEAGGVEKERLLALYLAKHPELKVFAASPASALIRVAIRTYYVVSEFQRVEELRVAE; encoded by the coding sequence ATGGAAGAACCGAGACTGCGCGATCACCTGAGCGACCTGCTCTCCTCGCAGAGACTCGCCGTGCTCGCCACCCACGCCGACGGCCAGCCGTACACGAGCCTGGTGGCGTTCGCGGCAACCGATGATCTGAGGTGCCTCGTATTCGCCACGGAGCGTGGCACGCGCAAGCATGCCAACCTGGCGGCGGACTCCAGGGCAGCGCTGCTGGTGGATAACCGGTCGAATGACGAAGCTGATTTCGCGCGGGCGATCGCCGTGACCGCCATCGGACAAGCCGAGGAAGCCGGCGGCGTGGAGAAAGAGAGGCTGCTCGCGCTGTATCTCGCCAAGCACCCGGAGCTGAAGGTATTCGCGGCATCGCCCGCAAGCGCTCTGATCCGCGTGGCGATCCGCACCTACTACGTGGTCAGCGAATTCCAGCGGGTCGAGGAACTGCGGGTGGCTGAGTGA
- a CDS encoding efflux RND transporter periplasmic adaptor subunit, producing the protein MRAKRVIGGLAALAVIASGAWAWRTFAARSVDSGPPTATPTRGEFVVALQVDGSLQSDDAVTVRNGKAGGKLTMIVPDGAIVQAGEVFCRVESREMEQRETQTELRFKQAQEEIEKTEESAREGYDNAKRAAEQARQDLQLWEDSNRVRIKQAEDQLEFDRAEQERLRIEYERQQRMADKGYIAGAEAQVAKAAYEAQEFKVEQSVKDLELRRREIESELRQKKTAVEAAEYKAEVTRTRIDEQVEHAKDRAEMTRKELDKIRESLAETTVFAPRAGVLALFSRYVGGERRASRAGDQVSPGMLLGTISGSENMSVWCRIKETNIGSVWKGQQAEIDFEALAGRVFSGTVTSVAAVAREVSLSEDPKADPNERVFDTWVKVNQDQPSRLKPGLNASVQFIVKRIPDALYVPLEAVFERKGKSLVYVKRDGQFAAREVTVGDRNDVAVVIRSGLRDNEIVAMEDPTRQSEETEEEA; encoded by the coding sequence GTGAGGGCGAAACGTGTCATAGGCGGCCTGGCGGCCCTGGCGGTGATTGCCAGCGGTGCCTGGGCGTGGCGAACGTTTGCGGCGCGCAGTGTGGACTCAGGTCCCCCCACCGCCACCCCAACCCGGGGCGAATTCGTGGTCGCGCTGCAGGTGGACGGTAGCCTGCAAAGCGACGACGCGGTGACGGTGCGCAACGGCAAGGCCGGCGGTAAGCTGACGATGATCGTGCCTGACGGCGCCATCGTACAGGCCGGCGAGGTGTTCTGCCGCGTCGAATCGCGCGAGATGGAGCAGCGAGAAACGCAAACCGAGCTGCGCTTCAAGCAGGCGCAGGAGGAGATCGAGAAGACCGAGGAGAGCGCGCGCGAGGGCTACGATAACGCCAAGCGGGCGGCCGAGCAAGCGCGCCAGGATCTGCAATTGTGGGAGGACTCCAACCGCGTGCGTATCAAGCAGGCTGAAGACCAACTGGAGTTCGATCGCGCCGAGCAGGAGCGCCTGCGGATCGAGTACGAGCGGCAGCAGCGCATGGCGGACAAAGGCTACATCGCGGGCGCCGAAGCGCAGGTCGCCAAGGCCGCCTACGAGGCGCAGGAGTTCAAGGTCGAGCAAAGCGTCAAGGATCTCGAGTTGAGGCGGCGGGAGATCGAATCCGAGCTGCGCCAGAAGAAGACCGCGGTCGAGGCAGCCGAGTACAAAGCCGAAGTCACCCGCACGCGCATCGACGAGCAGGTCGAGCACGCCAAGGACCGCGCGGAGATGACGCGCAAGGAACTCGACAAGATCCGCGAGTCCCTGGCGGAAACGACGGTGTTCGCCCCGCGCGCGGGCGTCCTCGCCCTGTTCTCCCGTTACGTGGGCGGAGAGCGACGCGCATCGAGGGCCGGCGATCAGGTATCGCCGGGCATGCTCTTGGGCACGATCTCCGGCAGCGAGAACATGTCGGTGTGGTGCCGCATCAAGGAGACGAACATCGGGTCGGTGTGGAAAGGGCAGCAGGCCGAGATCGACTTTGAGGCCCTGGCTGGCCGCGTCTTCAGCGGCACCGTCACCAGCGTCGCCGCAGTGGCGCGCGAAGTATCGCTGTCGGAAGACCCCAAGGCCGATCCCAACGAGCGCGTGTTCGATACCTGGGTGAAAGTGAATCAGGACCAGCCGAGCCGCCTGAAGCCCGGCCTCAACGCCAGCGTGCAGTTCATCGTCAAGCGCATCCCGGACGCGCTTTACGTTCCGCTGGAGGCGGTGTTCGAGCGCAAGGGCAAGAGCCTGGTCTATGTCAAGCGCGACGGGCAATTCGCCGCGCGCGAGGTGACCGTGGGCGACCGTAACGACGTCGCCGTGGTGATCCGCTCCGGCCTGCGCGACAACGAGATCGTGGCGATGGAGGACCCGACGCGGCAGTCGGAAGAGACGGAGGAGGAGGCGTGA
- the bcp gene encoding thioredoxin-dependent thiol peroxidase produces MPKLKPGDAAPKFALTDQNGKTVKLADFKGTKLLVYFYPRAGTTGCTKQSQNVRDHRAALRKLGVEVAGISPDTPEQQKRFDDKHKFGFPLLSDADHAVAQAWGAWGEKSMYGRKFQGVIRSSFLVDEKGKIAHAWYKVKPEQTAPEVEKALRAK; encoded by the coding sequence ATGCCCAAGCTCAAACCCGGCGATGCGGCGCCGAAGTTCGCCTTGACCGATCAGAACGGGAAGACCGTCAAGCTCGCCGACTTCAAGGGCACCAAGCTGTTGGTCTATTTCTACCCCAGAGCGGGCACGACTGGCTGCACCAAGCAGTCGCAGAACGTCCGCGACCACCGCGCCGCGTTGCGCAAGCTCGGCGTGGAGGTCGCGGGCATCAGCCCGGATACGCCGGAGCAGCAGAAGCGGTTCGACGACAAGCACAAGTTCGGCTTCCCCCTGCTGTCGGACGCCGACCATGCGGTTGCGCAGGCGTGGGGAGCGTGGGGCGAGAAGTCCATGTACGGCAGGAAGTTCCAGGGCGTGATTCGCTCGTCATTCCTGGTTGACGAGAAGGGCAAGATCGCCCACGCCTGGTACAAGGTCAAGCCGGAGCAGACCGCGCCCGAGGTGGAGAAGGCGCTGAGAGCGAAGTAG
- a CDS encoding fasciclin domain-containing protein yields the protein MGCGPKPAPSPPAAPIAPEREAAKDIVEVAMEAGQFENLVAAVEAAGLVETLKGPGPFTVFAPNDDAFAKLPEGAVDNLLKPENKEQLTKILTYHVVPEKLMAADVTTMTSATTVNGQDLTFKVEGDTVMVDGAKVIGADIMASNGVIHVIDSVVMPKEE from the coding sequence ATGGGCTGCGGGCCGAAGCCTGCGCCGTCGCCGCCAGCCGCGCCGATCGCCCCCGAGCGTGAAGCCGCCAAGGATATCGTTGAAGTGGCCATGGAAGCGGGCCAGTTCGAGAATCTGGTCGCCGCCGTTGAGGCCGCGGGGCTCGTCGAAACACTCAAGGGGCCCGGGCCATTCACGGTTTTTGCGCCCAACGACGACGCCTTCGCCAAGCTGCCGGAGGGCGCAGTGGACAACCTGCTCAAGCCCGAGAACAAGGAGCAGTTGACCAAGATCCTGACCTACCACGTCGTCCCCGAGAAGCTCATGGCGGCGGATGTCACGACCATGACGTCCGCCACGACCGTGAACGGGCAGGACCTGACGTTTAAGGTCGAGGGTGACACCGTCATGGTGGACGGCGCGAAGGTGATCGGGGCCGACATCATGGCATCGAACGGCGTCATCCACGTGATAGACTCCGTCGTCATGCCCAAGGAAGAGTAA
- a CDS encoding fasciclin domain-containing protein: MANIVETAIGAGTFNALVKAVQAAGLADTLSGPGPFTVFAPTDDAFAKVPASTLEDLLKPENKTKLQGILTYHVVAGKMMAADVSQRTSLKTVQGQDLMIDTADGVKVDGAKVIQADIAADNGVIHVIDSVVMPK, translated from the coding sequence ATGGCAAATATCGTGGAGACCGCGATCGGGGCGGGCACGTTCAACGCCCTGGTGAAAGCGGTGCAAGCGGCCGGACTGGCGGACACGTTGTCGGGCCCCGGACCGTTCACCGTCTTTGCGCCAACCGACGACGCGTTCGCCAAAGTGCCAGCGAGCACGCTCGAGGACCTGCTCAAGCCCGAGAACAAGACGAAGCTCCAGGGTATATTGACCTACCATGTGGTCGCGGGCAAGATGATGGCGGCCGATGTCAGCCAGCGCACGTCACTCAAGACGGTCCAGGGCCAAGATCTGATGATAGACACGGCGGACGGCGTTAAGGTTGACGGCGCGAAGGTCATCCAGGCCGACATCGCCGCCGACAACGGCGTCATCCACGTGATTGACAGCGTGGTTATGCCGAAGTAA
- a CDS encoding MarR family transcriptional regulator, with protein MSAAEQPAMRAWRGFVRAKAEVGRAIHRELRERGLTGAQLGILRVLADSGSEGVKLNEISQRLYVTSGNVTGLIDRLEEAGHLARVSHPEDRRSTLAVLTPAGRELFEQIYPAHVARIKGLMSALTTSEQALLADLLGRLADHAGEMDQ; from the coding sequence ATGTCAGCAGCCGAGCAGCCAGCGATGCGTGCGTGGCGCGGCTTCGTGCGAGCGAAGGCAGAAGTCGGCCGCGCCATCCATCGAGAACTGCGCGAGCGCGGGCTGACCGGAGCGCAGCTCGGCATCCTGCGAGTGCTGGCCGATTCGGGCAGCGAGGGCGTCAAACTCAATGAGATTTCGCAGCGGCTCTACGTCACCTCCGGGAACGTCACGGGGCTGATCGACCGGCTCGAGGAAGCCGGCCATCTCGCGCGCGTGTCGCATCCGGAGGACCGGCGCAGCACGCTTGCGGTTCTGACGCCCGCCGGGCGGGAACTCTTCGAACAGATCTACCCGGCTCACGTCGCTCGGATCAAGGGCTTGATGTCGGCCCTGACGACATCGGAGCAGGCGCTGTTGGCGGACCTGCTCGGCCGGCTCGCCGATCATGCGGGAGAGATGGATCAGTAG
- a CDS encoding ABC transporter permease yields MRLNLAPFTAPVKTGFRELWSHKLRSLLTMLGIIFGVAAVIAMVSIGEGARQESLEQIRLLGIDVLHVRRVALAGELQDEAAKKSPFGLNYGDALALRDLSDFAKRVVPSCRVFGEVTVGGKAVEARVFGTAPGYVYTAHLDTTYGRFIDDEDIKRRSHVCVLGAEVKRDAFAFENPVGKFIKIGMSNFRVIGVMQERVLETSETTFALRDLNQDIYVPITVAMEDFQIYVEKAIPVNPEALMGLMWEMMERPPLNRRPISEIAVEVKDSDKTVPAAQVVKQIISRRHQNMPDFEIIIPLELLRQRQQTQRIFNVVMGAIAGISLLVGGIGIMNIMLATVTQRAREIGVRRCIGATRGDIVRQFL; encoded by the coding sequence ATGAGGCTGAATCTCGCTCCCTTCACCGCCCCCGTCAAGACCGGCTTCCGTGAGCTGTGGAGCCACAAGTTGCGCTCGCTGCTCACCATGCTTGGCATCATCTTCGGCGTCGCCGCCGTCATCGCCATGGTCTCCATCGGCGAGGGCGCGCGCCAGGAGTCCCTGGAGCAAATCCGCCTGCTCGGCATAGATGTGCTCCACGTGCGGCGGGTCGCGCTTGCCGGCGAGCTGCAGGACGAAGCGGCCAAGAAATCGCCCTTCGGCCTGAACTACGGCGATGCGTTGGCGCTGCGCGACCTGTCCGATTTCGCCAAGCGCGTGGTACCGTCGTGCCGCGTTTTCGGCGAGGTGACGGTCGGCGGCAAAGCCGTCGAGGCACGGGTGTTCGGCACCGCTCCCGGGTACGTGTACACCGCGCATCTGGACACGACCTACGGCCGGTTCATTGACGATGAGGATATCAAGCGGCGCTCTCACGTCTGCGTCCTGGGCGCCGAGGTCAAGCGCGACGCCTTCGCGTTCGAGAATCCGGTCGGCAAGTTCATCAAGATCGGCATGAGCAACTTCCGCGTCATCGGTGTCATGCAGGAGCGCGTGCTCGAGACCTCGGAGACGACCTTCGCCCTGCGCGACTTGAACCAGGACATCTACGTCCCGATCACGGTCGCGATGGAGGATTTCCAGATCTATGTTGAGAAGGCCATCCCGGTCAATCCCGAGGCGTTGATGGGGTTGATGTGGGAGATGATGGAGCGGCCGCCGCTCAACCGCCGGCCGATCAGCGAGATCGCCGTGGAGGTCAAGGATTCGGACAAGACGGTGCCCGCCGCGCAGGTGGTGAAGCAGATCATCAGCCGCCGCCACCAGAACATGCCCGACTTCGAGATTATCATCCCGCTCGAACTGCTCCGCCAGCGCCAGCAGACTCAACGCATCTTCAACGTCGTCATGGGCGCCATCGCCGGCATCTCGCTGCTCGTCGGCGGCATCGGCATCATGAATATCATGCTCGCCACCGTCACCCAGCGCGCCCGGGAGATCGGCGTCCGCCGCTGCATCGGTGCCACCCGCGGCGACATCGTGCGCCAGTTCCT
- a CDS encoding TolC family protein, whose product MRSGIALLILLVVTAPGLAAETAGLPPVMWERIRAAEPESVDLSPTPSPQAPPALSLTECLDLAFRHNARFRRDQANLVNSRQGLWVADQRLFYAATARAERERPVGGESEDRESASAVARWEGLAGDALELEVGTGSQSSFGDVLTQRPAISATYDRPILRGAGLASSTWERVRSARVGLANEELLFYESRQSLALSIIQAYFRALLAQGEIEIAERAVDRAKRFYDLNYVKFTGEELKKPGEEWVTQVAEIDVDQARLSWERSKQSLISRQQGFQDAVDALLLEMGFVAGATPDLMTAIAYEPQDYDEAGLSQTALTNSTELARLNLSREDAAAARRIVYSEYKPDLTASAGFTDAGQTIGGQSLSAGWFAGLRVQVPLRERARFENRDRADRNLDVLDQQIVATREQVTQEMQALVRAAEATRARIAIGEDAVALARKNREQAQGMYDEGLSDYLRVLDADRGLVEAERSLLQEKVDYFLTTIRIRRALGEDITAGLPG is encoded by the coding sequence ATGAGAAGCGGTATTGCGTTGTTGATCCTGCTGGTCGTGACCGCACCCGGGCTGGCCGCCGAGACTGCGGGGCTGCCGCCCGTGATGTGGGAGCGCATCCGGGCGGCCGAGCCGGAGTCGGTTGACCTGTCGCCGACGCCCTCCCCGCAGGCGCCGCCCGCGCTGAGCCTTACGGAATGCCTTGACCTGGCGTTTCGCCATAACGCGCGCTTCCGCCGCGACCAGGCGAACCTGGTCAACTCCAGGCAAGGGCTGTGGGTGGCCGATCAACGCCTGTTCTACGCCGCCACCGCCCGCGCGGAACGGGAACGGCCGGTGGGCGGGGAGTCGGAGGACCGGGAATCGGCTTCCGCTGTGGCGCGCTGGGAGGGGCTCGCGGGCGACGCCCTGGAACTCGAGGTCGGCACCGGCTCGCAGAGTTCGTTCGGCGATGTGCTCACCCAGCGCCCCGCGATCAGCGCTACCTACGACCGGCCCATCCTGCGCGGGGCCGGGTTGGCGTCGTCCACCTGGGAGCGCGTGCGCAGCGCGCGCGTCGGCCTGGCGAACGAGGAACTCTTATTCTACGAATCTCGTCAATCTCTTGCGCTGAGCATCATCCAGGCATACTTCCGAGCGCTGCTGGCGCAGGGGGAGATCGAGATTGCTGAGCGCGCCGTGGACCGGGCCAAGCGCTTCTACGACCTGAACTACGTGAAGTTTACCGGGGAAGAGTTGAAGAAGCCCGGCGAGGAGTGGGTGACGCAGGTTGCCGAGATTGACGTGGACCAGGCGCGTTTGAGCTGGGAGCGCTCCAAGCAGTCCCTGATCAGCCGTCAGCAAGGGTTTCAAGACGCGGTGGATGCGCTGCTGCTCGAGATGGGGTTTGTCGCGGGCGCCACGCCCGACCTGATGACGGCCATAGCGTACGAGCCACAGGATTACGATGAGGCGGGGTTGAGTCAAACCGCGCTCACCAACAGCACCGAACTCGCGCGGCTCAACCTGAGCCGGGAGGACGCCGCAGCGGCGCGCAGGATTGTCTACAGCGAGTACAAGCCGGATCTGACCGCATCGGCTGGGTTCACGGACGCGGGCCAGACGATCGGCGGGCAGAGCCTCAGCGCCGGCTGGTTTGCGGGGCTGCGTGTCCAAGTGCCGTTGCGCGAGCGGGCGCGGTTCGAGAACAGAGACCGCGCCGATCGTAACCTTGACGTGCTCGATCAGCAGATCGTCGCGACGCGCGAGCAGGTCACACAGGAGATGCAAGCCCTGGTGCGGGCTGCGGAAGCGACGCGGGCCCGCATCGCCATCGGCGAGGACGCTGTCGCCCTGGCGCGCAAGAACCGCGAGCAGGCCCAGGGTATGTATGATGAGGGGCTGAGCGACTATCTGCGCGTGCTCGACGCCGATCGCGGGCTGGTCGAGGCTGAGCGGTCGTTGCTGCAGGAGAAGGTCGACTATTTCCTGACGACGATACGGATACGGCGGGCGTTGGGCGAGGACATCACAGCAGGCCTGCCCGGCTAG
- a CDS encoding cryptochrome/photolyase family protein translates to MSAFRCLLAERQLDSRGRRWLFVPYDQLSDRIGPLAREDPRRLGVVLVENPWKASRRPYHKQKLALIVANLRHFALEQAARGVAVRHVVTRSLYRDALRPLIVELGPVRAMTPAERELRVDLQPLADAGGVELIEHEGWLTSSDQFHTSQRRGPPWRMDAFYRHVRRMTGILMSGSKPEGGKLSFDAENRLPWKGAPQAPEPPTFASDPVKREVAELIESAFGHHPGRLDMDHLPATAADAETLWSWAKRECLPTFGPYEDAMSFSSSGLFHTRISALLNLHRLLPAEVVADVLGLDVPLASKEGFVRQVLGWREFVRHVHLATDGFRDLPEGSPPVASSPGDGGYRRWAGAPWPRTALPGEPDGGAVPSALGGDTALPPAFWGIASGLACLDCVVSDVWREGWSHHITRLTVLSNLAALLDISPREITDWFWAAYTDAYDWVVEPNVLGMGTYAVGDVITTKPYVTGAAYINRMSDYCKRCGFDPKGDCPFTDLYWAFLARHDEALRRNPRMRMPLAAMRKRSQSQHRRDARVFESLRDALLGGAHLSPSEMP, encoded by the coding sequence ATGAGTGCATTCCGCTGCTTGCTTGCCGAGCGCCAGCTCGACTCCCGCGGACGGCGCTGGCTGTTCGTGCCATACGATCAGCTCTCCGACCGCATCGGCCCCCTTGCCCGCGAAGACCCCCGCCGCCTCGGCGTCGTGCTCGTCGAGAATCCGTGGAAGGCCTCCCGCCGCCCGTATCACAAGCAGAAGCTTGCGCTGATCGTGGCGAACCTGCGCCACTTCGCTCTCGAGCAGGCTGCGCGCGGGGTGGCGGTGCGCCACGTCGTCACGCGCTCTCTTTACCGCGATGCCCTACGGCCGCTGATTGTCGAACTCGGACCAGTGCGGGCGATGACCCCGGCGGAACGGGAGCTGCGCGTCGACCTTCAGCCGCTGGCGGATGCGGGCGGCGTGGAGCTGATCGAGCACGAAGGCTGGCTCACTTCGTCCGATCAATTTCACACCAGTCAGCGACGCGGCCCCCCGTGGCGCATGGACGCCTTCTACAGGCATGTTCGCCGAATGACGGGCATCCTGATGAGCGGCAGCAAACCGGAGGGCGGCAAGCTCAGCTTCGACGCCGAAAACCGGCTCCCGTGGAAGGGCGCGCCTCAGGCGCCGGAGCCCCCGACGTTTGCGTCAGACCCCGTAAAGCGGGAAGTGGCGGAACTCATCGAATCCGCGTTTGGCCACCACCCCGGACGGCTCGATATGGATCATCTGCCCGCGACCGCGGCGGACGCGGAGACGCTGTGGTCGTGGGCGAAGCGCGAGTGCCTGCCCACCTTCGGTCCGTACGAAGACGCGATGTCCTTCAGTTCCAGCGGCCTGTTCCACACCCGCATCTCGGCGCTGCTGAACCTGCACCGGCTTCTCCCGGCGGAAGTGGTCGCCGACGTCCTGGGACTCGACGTTCCCCTGGCGAGCAAGGAGGGCTTCGTCCGGCAGGTTCTGGGATGGCGCGAGTTTGTCCGTCACGTGCACCTGGCGACCGACGGCTTTCGGGATCTTCCCGAAGGCAGTCCGCCGGTCGCCTCGTCGCCGGGAGACGGCGGCTACCGGCGGTGGGCGGGCGCGCCCTGGCCCAGGACGGCTCTCCCCGGCGAGCCTGATGGCGGCGCCGTACCGTCGGCCCTCGGGGGCGACACGGCGCTCCCGCCGGCGTTTTGGGGCATCGCATCGGGCCTCGCCTGCCTCGACTGCGTCGTGTCAGATGTGTGGCGCGAGGGCTGGAGCCATCACATCACGCGGCTCACGGTGCTGTCGAATCTCGCGGCGCTGCTCGACATCTCCCCGCGCGAGATCACGGACTGGTTCTGGGCCGCGTACACGGACGCGTACGATTGGGTGGTCGAGCCGAACGTGCTCGGCATGGGCACGTACGCCGTCGGCGACGTGATCACGACTAAGCCGTACGTCACCGGCGCAGCATACATTAACAGAATGAGCGACTACTGCAAGCGCTGCGGGTTTGATCCCAAAGGCGACTGCCCGTTCACGGACCTCTACTGGGCGTTCCTGGCGCGACACGACGAGGCGCTGCGGCGCAACCCGCGCATGCGCATGCCGCTGGCGGCGATGCGCAAGCGCTCGCAGTCACAGCACCGACGTGATGCGCGGGTGTTTGAGTCCTTGCGGGACGCACTGCTCGGCGGCGCCCACTTGAGCCCGTCCGAGATGCCGTGA
- a CDS encoding ABC transporter ATP-binding protein translates to MSLVDLQDVTKIYRAGSVDVPALRGVDLNVEPGEFVAIMGRSGSGKTTMLNVLGCVDRPTHGRYLLAGEDVRRLNDGQLSALRLRRIGFVFQTYNLLPGMSALDNVMLPTIYSGRPRAAEAAREVLVRVGLAGREHHRPAQLSGGEQQRVAIARSLINGPSLILADEPTGNLDTRIGEEVLGLFQDLNRDGITILLVTHEEQIAEHARRIVRLRDGRIESDMPVPQPLDARAVLAQMPLEAEPTS, encoded by the coding sequence GTGAGCCTCGTGGATCTGCAGGACGTAACCAAGATCTACCGCGCGGGAAGCGTGGATGTGCCGGCCCTGCGCGGGGTCGACCTCAACGTCGAGCCGGGCGAGTTCGTCGCCATCATGGGGCGGTCGGGCTCGGGCAAGACGACGATGCTCAACGTCCTGGGATGCGTGGACCGGCCGACCCATGGCCGCTATCTGCTTGCGGGCGAGGATGTGCGCCGGCTCAACGATGGCCAGCTCTCGGCGCTGCGACTGAGACGCATTGGGTTCGTGTTCCAGACCTACAACCTGCTGCCCGGTATGTCGGCGCTGGATAATGTCATGCTGCCCACGATCTATAGCGGCCGGCCGCGGGCGGCCGAGGCCGCGCGGGAGGTACTCGTGCGCGTCGGCCTCGCGGGACGGGAGCACCACCGGCCAGCGCAGCTCTCCGGCGGCGAGCAGCAGCGCGTCGCCATCGCCCGCTCGCTCATCAACGGCCCGTCGCTCATCCTCGCCGACGAGCCCACCGGCAACCTCGATACTCGCATCGGTGAGGAGGTGCTCGGCTTGTTTCAGGATCTGAACCGCGATGGGATCACTATCCTGCTCGTGACTCACGAAGAGCAGATCGCAGAACATGCCCGGCGCATCGTCAGGCTGCGCGATGGGCGGATCGAGAGTGATATGCCGGTACCGCAGCCGCTGGATGCCCGTGCGGTGCTGGCGCAGATGCCCCTGGAGGCTGAGCCTACGTCATGA